In the Micromonospora narathiwatensis genome, one interval contains:
- a CDS encoding VanW family protein has translation MTLYGEKLPPADDRPTVQVTAVSWPDDDPAPAVTPTPAQPGPARPGRRRLLLAGGIAAAVLAAAAGAGTYAYAGDVPRGTTVLGTELGGRSRADAVHALRAELDRRSTALSAPITVTVGEKSVEVKPADVGLAIDVDATVTAAAATEAHPVSRLVGSRTVHPVVTVDAARLDTTLTRVLGDQGREMTMPAIIFTGTTPKPVYPKPALTVDPTAAADAVKAAWLAGQPVTVPLVEKWPATSQAEVDRLIAELAKPAVAAPVTLSTDQGSVTIPPAAIARGLRFSADDAGTLTPRVDVKRLRAALGDRLAKIEVEPKDAGLTITGGKPKVVPGRAGRQVDATALSRDLLAVLPKADGRTVTATLTAAEPELTEAKLTELGVKERVSTFTTRFPGGLSSPRSQNIIQAAKDVDGTIVKPGETFSLNAHTGERGYDQGYQDAPTIVNGKLVPGVGGGVSQFTTTLFNATYYAGLEDVEHKPHSFYFSRYPAVIESTIYWPQLDFKFRNNTPYGLLIDTSYTSSTITVSIWSTKIYDSVKTEYGPRRDITQPKTVYLDPGPKCISAEGSVGFAQDAYRVITKDGKVIKREKFSWRYDAEPRFICAAKPED, from the coding sequence GTGACGCTGTACGGCGAAAAACTGCCGCCCGCCGACGACCGGCCCACCGTGCAGGTGACGGCGGTGAGCTGGCCGGACGACGACCCGGCACCCGCCGTCACACCGACACCGGCCCAGCCCGGCCCCGCGCGGCCCGGACGCCGGCGGCTGCTGCTCGCCGGCGGGATCGCCGCGGCCGTGCTCGCCGCAGCCGCCGGGGCCGGCACCTACGCGTACGCGGGGGACGTGCCCCGGGGCACCACCGTGCTCGGCACCGAACTGGGCGGCCGGAGCCGGGCCGACGCCGTCCACGCGCTACGCGCCGAACTGGACCGGCGGTCGACGGCGCTGAGCGCCCCGATCACCGTCACCGTGGGCGAGAAGAGCGTCGAGGTGAAACCGGCCGACGTCGGCCTCGCGATCGACGTGGACGCCACCGTGACGGCGGCTGCCGCCACCGAGGCGCACCCGGTGAGCCGCCTCGTCGGCTCCCGTACGGTCCACCCGGTGGTCACCGTCGACGCCGCCCGGCTGGACACCACGCTGACCCGCGTACTGGGCGACCAGGGCCGGGAGATGACCATGCCGGCCATCATCTTCACCGGCACCACCCCGAAGCCGGTCTACCCGAAGCCGGCCCTCACGGTGGACCCGACCGCCGCGGCCGACGCGGTCAAGGCGGCCTGGCTCGCCGGCCAGCCGGTCACCGTGCCGCTGGTCGAGAAGTGGCCGGCGACCAGCCAGGCCGAGGTGGACCGGCTCATCGCCGAGCTGGCCAAGCCGGCGGTGGCCGCTCCCGTCACGCTCTCCACCGACCAGGGCTCGGTCACCATTCCGCCCGCCGCGATCGCCCGCGGCCTGCGCTTCTCCGCCGACGACGCGGGCACGCTCACTCCCCGCGTGGACGTGAAGCGGCTGCGCGCCGCCCTCGGCGACCGGCTGGCCAAGATCGAGGTCGAGCCGAAGGACGCCGGTCTGACCATCACCGGCGGCAAGCCGAAGGTGGTGCCCGGCCGGGCCGGCCGGCAGGTCGACGCGACCGCGCTGAGCCGCGACCTGCTCGCCGTGCTGCCGAAGGCGGACGGCCGCACGGTGACCGCCACGTTGACGGCGGCCGAGCCGGAGCTGACCGAGGCGAAGCTGACCGAGCTGGGCGTCAAGGAGCGGGTCTCCACCTTCACCACCCGGTTCCCCGGCGGCCTCTCCTCGCCACGCAGCCAGAACATCATCCAGGCCGCCAAGGACGTGGACGGCACGATCGTGAAGCCGGGCGAGACGTTCTCGCTCAACGCACACACCGGCGAGCGCGGCTACGACCAGGGCTACCAGGACGCCCCGACCATCGTCAACGGCAAGCTGGTGCCGGGCGTGGGCGGCGGCGTCTCGCAGTTCACCACGACGCTGTTCAACGCGACCTACTACGCCGGTCTGGAGGACGTCGAGCACAAGCCGCACTCGTTCTACTTCAGCCGCTACCCGGCGGTGATCGAGTCGACGATCTACTGGCCGCAACTGGACTTCAAGTTCCGGAACAACACCCCCTACGGCCTCCTGATCGACACGTCCTACACGTCCAGCACCATCACCGTGTCGATCTGGAGCACCAAGATCTACGACAGCGTCAAGACCGAGTACGGCCCCCGCCGGGACATCACCCAGCCGAAGACGGTCTACCTGGACCCCGGCCCCAAGTGCATCTCGGCCGAGGGCAGCGTGGGTTTCGCCCAGGACGCCTACCGGGTCATCACCAAGGACGGCAAGGTGATCAAGCGGGAGAAGTTCAGCTGGCGCTACGACGCCGAGCCGCGCTTCATCTGCGCCGCCAAGCCGGAAGACTGA
- a CDS encoding NADPH-dependent F420 reductase → MKIGIIGSGHIGGTLTRRLRALGHDVTVTNSRGPQSLTDLAAETGATAGTLEETVQGAELVVVAVPVRAVPDLPAALFDGKLVVDADNYYPERDGDIPELLDRSLSSSRWTAEHLKGAQVVKVFNTIRAPHLMDNGLPAGTPDRIALPVAGDDSAAKRVVMELVDELGFDPVDAGTLDGSWRQQPGTPVYGADRDADGVRQGLAEARP, encoded by the coding sequence ATGAAGATCGGAATCATCGGGTCGGGCCACATCGGTGGCACCCTCACCCGTCGGCTACGCGCGCTGGGCCACGACGTGACCGTGACCAACTCGCGCGGGCCGCAGAGTCTGACCGACCTCGCGGCGGAGACCGGCGCCACGGCCGGCACGCTGGAGGAGACCGTGCAGGGGGCGGAACTGGTGGTCGTCGCCGTCCCGGTCCGGGCGGTGCCGGACCTGCCGGCGGCGCTGTTCGACGGCAAGCTGGTCGTTGACGCGGACAACTACTACCCCGAGCGGGACGGCGACATCCCAGAACTGCTCGATCGCAGCCTCAGCTCCAGCCGCTGGACCGCAGAGCACCTCAAGGGCGCCCAGGTGGTGAAGGTCTTCAACACCATCCGGGCACCGCACCTGATGGACAACGGTCTACCGGCCGGCACGCCCGACCGGATCGCCCTGCCGGTGGCCGGCGACGACTCCGCCGCCAAGCGGGTGGTGATGGAACTGGTCGACGAGCTGGGCTTCGACCCGGTGGACGCCGGCACGCTCGACGGGAGCTGGCGGCAGCAGCCGGGCACCCCGGTCTACGGCGCCGACCGCGACGCGGACGGCGTACGGCAGGGGCTGGCCGAGGCGCGGCCCTGA
- the nudC gene encoding NAD(+) diphosphatase — translation MRTDERGLAYGGGWLDRAAGLRTDPGWIAARLTDRESLLLPLWRDRCLVSADRTPVRPAAVDAAGLLAAADETVFLGLDGGRAIFAVDLSGRPERDAVALAGAAEPVDVRALVGGLTPAEAAVQAYAKGLLHWHRGQRYCGGCGEPTAARDGGHIRSCTGAGCGRLLFPRIEPAVIVLVEAPGEPERCLLARHRGAPEGSWSTLAGFVEVGESLEDAVRRELAEEAGVTVVEVLYQGSQAWPFPAGLMVGFRATAASTEVRVDGEELVDARWFTRDELRARVADGRPLGRIDSIDHHLLGSWLDRAI, via the coding sequence GTGCGGACGGATGAGCGGGGCCTGGCGTACGGTGGTGGATGGCTGGACCGGGCGGCGGGGCTGCGCACCGACCCGGGGTGGATCGCCGCGCGGCTGACCGACCGGGAGAGCCTGCTGCTGCCGCTCTGGCGGGACCGTTGCCTGGTCTCAGCGGACCGGACGCCGGTGCGGCCGGCCGCCGTCGACGCCGCGGGACTGCTCGCCGCCGCCGACGAGACGGTCTTCCTCGGGCTGGACGGGGGGCGGGCGATCTTCGCCGTGGATCTCTCCGGCCGGCCCGAGCGGGACGCGGTGGCGCTGGCCGGCGCGGCCGAGCCGGTGGACGTACGAGCCCTGGTGGGCGGGCTTACGCCGGCCGAGGCGGCGGTGCAGGCGTACGCCAAGGGGCTGCTGCACTGGCACCGGGGGCAGCGGTACTGCGGCGGCTGCGGGGAACCGACGGCGGCGCGGGACGGCGGGCACATCCGTTCGTGTACCGGTGCCGGCTGCGGGCGGCTCCTGTTTCCCCGGATCGAGCCGGCGGTCATCGTGCTGGTCGAGGCGCCGGGCGAGCCGGAGCGCTGCCTGCTGGCCCGGCACCGGGGCGCGCCGGAGGGGTCGTGGTCGACGCTGGCCGGTTTCGTCGAGGTCGGCGAGAGCCTGGAGGACGCGGTACGCCGGGAGTTGGCCGAGGAGGCCGGAGTGACCGTCGTCGAGGTGTTGTACCAGGGGTCGCAGGCGTGGCCGTTCCCGGCGGGGCTGATGGTCGGTTTCCGGGCGACGGCGGCGTCCACGGAGGTGCGGGTGGACGGCGAGGAACTGGTGGACGCGCGCTGGTTCACCCGGGACGAGTTGCGGGCGCGGGTGGCCGACGGGCGTCCGTTGGGCCGGATCGACTCGATCGACCATCATCTGTTGGGGTCGTGGCTTGATCGAGCGATCTGA